Proteins from one Dysgonomonas sp. HDW5A genomic window:
- the araA gene encoding L-arabinose isomerase has protein sequence MEFKDLEVWFVTGAQLLYGGDAVVAVNAHSTEIVKGLNAAGTLPVKVVFKGTVNSSAEVSKTFSEANNDPKCIGIITWMHTFSPAKMWIQGLKDYKKPLLHLHTQFNKEIPWSEIDMDFMNLNQSAHGDREFGHMVSRMRKNRKVVVGHWSDAKVQAKIAVWQRVAAAWADAQGMIIVRFGDNMNNVAVTDGDKLEAELRLGYHNDYYGVGDLVAFQDKVTESDVDALVAEYEKEYIFADDCKKGAKNHGQVREAAREEIALRRFLKDKGAKAFTTNFNALHGLNQLPGLACQRLMAEGYGFGAEGDWKTAALLRTMWVMAKGLPGGTSFLEDYTYHFDGEQSAILQSHMLEVSPEITTQKPRLEVHPLGIGGKADPARLVFTAHAGTGVAATIVDMGNRFRMIVNNVDVIEPKAALPKLPVASALWIPQPNLEIGAAAWILAGGTHHTSFSYALTNEFLEDYADIAGIELITIDKDTTINKFKFELKVNEVFYLLNKALQ, from the coding sequence ATGGAATTCAAAGATTTAGAAGTTTGGTTTGTAACCGGAGCACAATTATTGTATGGTGGAGATGCTGTTGTAGCAGTGAATGCACATTCTACTGAAATAGTAAAAGGCTTGAATGCAGCAGGTACACTGCCTGTTAAAGTAGTATTTAAAGGAACTGTAAACTCTTCTGCCGAAGTATCGAAAACCTTCTCGGAAGCAAATAATGACCCCAAATGTATCGGTATTATTACATGGATGCATACCTTCTCGCCTGCAAAAATGTGGATTCAAGGCTTAAAGGATTATAAAAAACCACTTTTACATCTTCATACTCAATTTAATAAAGAAATTCCATGGTCAGAAATCGATATGGATTTCATGAACCTGAATCAATCGGCACATGGCGACCGTGAATTTGGTCACATGGTAAGCCGTATGCGTAAAAACCGAAAAGTAGTTGTAGGACATTGGTCTGATGCCAAAGTTCAGGCTAAAATAGCCGTTTGGCAACGTGTTGCAGCAGCTTGGGCAGATGCTCAGGGAATGATTATTGTTCGTTTTGGTGACAATATGAATAATGTGGCTGTAACCGATGGCGACAAATTAGAAGCTGAATTGAGACTAGGTTATCACAACGATTACTATGGAGTAGGTGATTTAGTCGCTTTCCAAGATAAAGTAACAGAATCAGACGTAGATGCCTTAGTTGCAGAATACGAAAAAGAATACATATTTGCAGACGATTGCAAAAAAGGAGCAAAAAATCACGGACAAGTACGTGAGGCTGCCCGTGAAGAAATAGCTCTTCGCCGCTTCTTGAAAGACAAAGGAGCGAAAGCATTTACAACCAATTTCAATGCCTTGCATGGTTTGAATCAATTACCCGGTCTGGCTTGCCAACGATTGATGGCAGAAGGTTACGGTTTTGGTGCAGAAGGTGACTGGAAAACAGCTGCCTTGCTTAGAACTATGTGGGTGATGGCGAAAGGATTACCCGGAGGAACCTCATTCCTGGAAGATTATACATATCATTTCGATGGAGAGCAAAGTGCAATTCTTCAATCTCATATGTTGGAAGTATCTCCCGAAATTACAACTCAAAAACCACGATTGGAAGTTCATCCCTTAGGTATTGGCGGTAAAGCCGATCCTGCACGTTTGGTTTTCACAGCTCATGCAGGAACAGGAGTTGCAGCAACCATCGTAGATATGGGTAATCGTTTCCGTATGATTGTAAATAATGTAGATGTTATCGAGCCTAAAGCCGCATTACCCAAATTACCCGTTGCAAGTGCTTTGTGGATACCACAACCCAATCTTGAAATAGGTGCAGCAGCTTGGATATTAGCCGGAGGTACTCATCATACATCATTCTCATATGCATTGACCAATGAGTTTTTGGAAGACTATGCCGATATAGCCGGAATCGAATTGATAACTATTGATAAAGACACAACTATCAACAAGTTCAAATTCGAATTGAAAGTAAACGAAGTGTTCTATTTGCTAAATAAAGCATTACAGTAA